The window TCGCCGCACGGCTGCCGCGATCGATCTCGCGCAGCAGCTTGTAGACCTCGCGCTTGCGGGTGTGAAACGCGGCCATGGCGGGTGTGGTCGGCTCGCTCTGTCCTCCCAGCGCCGACATTTTCGCCATGGTCTCGCCGATCGAGGCATAGGCACCGCCGGCGACCGCCCCGAGCATCGCGGCGCCGAGCAGCACCGGCTCCTGCGTCTGCGGCAGCGCGACCGTGAGGGCCGTGGTATCGGCCATGATCTGCCGCACCAGCGGACTGCGGCTGGCGCCGCCACCCATGATCATGATGCCTGCATGAACGCCCTGCGCGGCAAAGGCCTCGATCACCTCGGCGAGTCCATAAGCGAGCCCGCACAGGCCGGCGAGAAACAGCCGCTCCATCGCACCGACATCGGTATCGAGATCGAGGCCCGCGATCACCGCGCGCGTATCGGGGTCGGCATAGGGCGAGCGATTGCCGATGAATTCCGGAAGCACATGGACGTTGCGCGCCAGTAGCGCCGCGCGGCTCGCATCGCCCGTGCGCGCGATGATGCGGCGTTCGAGATAGGTGATGAGGTCGACGCCCTCGCCGCGCGCCGCCGCACTGGCCTCGGCATGGCCGGGATGCGACTTGAGGAGATGGTCGATCGCAGCTCCCGCGGCCGACTGGCCGCCCTCGTTGAGCCAGAAGTCCGGCACCATGCCGGAATAATAGGGACCCCAGACGCCGGGCACGAAGCACGGCTGCTTGGTCGTCGCCATGATACAGGCCGACGTTCCCATGATGTAGGCGAGGCGATCGCAGACATCCGTCGTTCCGCCCGTTCCGTCGCGCCCGCCGATCGCGCCGATGCCGCCGGCATGGGCGTCGATCAGGGACGCCCCCACCGGCGTGCCCGGCGACAGGCCGAGGTCGGCGGCGGCGGCGCGGGTGAGACCGGCGCCGAGCCGCGTGCCGGGGGCGACGATTTCGGTGCCGATGCGGGCGTATTTTTCGCCGACGAAGTCCGACAGCCCGATGCGCTTGAAGAATTGCGGGCTCCAGCCGCCACCGTCATGGGCAAGATAGTTCCATTTGCAGGTGACGGTGCAGGTCGAGCGCTGGAGCGAGCCGGTCGCGCGCCAGGTCAGATAATCTGCCAGATCGAAAAAATGTCCGGCGGCATCAAAACTCGCGCGCAGATGCCGCTTCAGCCACAACAGCTTCGGCATCTCCATCTCGGGCGAGATCGAGCCGCCGACATAGCGTAACACCGCATCCTCGGTCTCGTTGATCAGCCGCGCCTCGGCCGTGGCGCGGTGATCCATCCAGACGATGACGTTGCGCTGTGCCTGACCGGAGGCGCTGACCGTGACCGGCTCGCCCTGGCGGTCGAGCACCACCAGGGAACAGGTCGCGTCGAAACCAACGCCGCCGACGCTGTCGGGCGCGACCGCTGCTTCCGCCATTGCTGCCCGCACCGATTTGACGCAGGCCTCCCAGATGTCCTGGGACGACTGCTCGACGATATCGCCGGCCTCGTGCCAGATCCGGATCGGATGCCTGGCGGTCGCGAGCAAGGTGCCGGCCTCGTCAAACACCCCCGCCCGCGTGCTCGTGGTCCCCACGTCGACGCCGATATACGCTCGCGGCATTGTCGCTCCCGGTCGCTCTCGTCAATTTTGACGCAAGCCTACCAGCAAGTGTAGCCGCCATCCACCAGCACGATGCTGCCGGTCATCAGGCTCGCGGCCTCCGAGGCCAGGAACAAGACGACCGAGGCGATCTCCTCGACCTGTCCCATCCGGGCCATCGGAGTTCCACCGATCCAGGCGTCGTACATTTTCGGGGTGCTTTTCACGAAAGCGTTGAGCGGCGTGTCGATATAGGTCGGCGCCACCGCATTGACGCGGATGCCGCGCGTGCCCCATTCGGCGGCGAGCGACTTGGTCAGATGGTGCACGCCGGCCTTGGAGGCATTGTAGAAGCACTGCTCCTGCGGCTTGTTGACGATGAAGCCGGACATCGAGCCGACGTTGACGATAGCACCGCTCCTGGCATTGAGCATGTGCTTGCCGAATTCCCGGCAGCACCAGAAGGTGCCGTTGAGATTGACGTCGATGACGTTGAGCCAATGCTCGTCGGTGACCGTCTCCGCCGGGGTTTCGCTCCGCGCGATGCCGGCATTGTTGACGAGGATGTCGACCTTGCCGTGGCGGGCGACCAGATCGTTCGCCACCTCCGCCACCCGCTTGGTGTCGGTGACGTCCATGATCGCGGTCTCGACGTCAAATCCCTTCGCCTTCATGCCGGCCTTGGCGTCGCCGGCGACCTTGCTGTCGCGATCGCCGATGATCACCTTGGCGCCGGCTTCGGCCAGCGCTTCCGCGCAGGCAAGGCCAATGCCCTGCCCGCCGCCGGTGATGAACGCGGTTTTGCCGCTCAGCTTGAATTTTTCCAGGTACATGGCGGTCTTCCGTTTCTTGTTAGCCCCGAATGGCGTTGCCGCTCTGGTCGAAGCGGTGGATGCGCGTGGGGTCAGGCACCAGCGAGACGCGATCACCTGCATGCAGGCTCAATTCGCCGATGTAGCGCGCCGTCAGCATCCCGAGCGGCCCGGCATCGACATAGAGGAACGTGTCGCTGCCGAGATGCTCGGCGACGGCGATCGTCCCCTGCCAGCCGCCTGCACCCTCGCGCTCGATCTTGAGGTGCTCGGGCCGCACCCCGATAGTGGTGGCGCCTTGCTGCTTGGCCGGCTCGCCGGTCACGAGATTCATTTTTGGGGAACCGATGAAGCCAGCGACGAAGAGATTGGTGGGCCTCTCGTAGAGCTCGAGCGGCGAGCCGTATTGCTCGATCTTGCCGCCGTTGAGCACGACGATCTTGTCGGCCATGGTCATGGCCTCGACCTGATCGTGGGTGACGTAGATCGCGGTGGTGCCGAGCTGCTTCTGCAGCCGCGTCACCTCGATGCGCATCTGCACGCGCAGCGCTGCATCGAGGTTCGACAGCGGCTCGTCGAACAGGAACGCCTTGGGCTCGCGGACGATGGCCCGGCCAATCGCGACGCGCTGGCGCTGGCCGCCGGAGAGCTCGCGCGGCTTGCGGTCGAGATACGGTGTGAGGTTCAGCGTGGCGGCCGCCGCCTCGACTTTGCGGTTGGTTTCATCCTTAGAAAGGCCCGCCATCTTCAGGCCGAAGCCGATATTGCCGCGCACGCTCATATGGGGATAGAGCGCATAGGACTGGAACACCATGGACAGCCCGCGCTTGGCCGGCGGCGTGTCGACCACGTTCTTGCCGTCGATCAGGATCTTGCCGCCGGAGACATCCTCGAGCCCGGCGATCAAGCGCAAGAGCGTGGTCTTGCCGCAGCCGGAGGGACCGACGAACACCACGAAGGAGCCGTCGGCAATTTCGAGGTCGGCGCCCTTGATGATGTGCACGGGACCGAAGGATTTCTGCACGTCCTGAAGTGTGATCTGACCCATGATCCGGCAGCCCTTCTTACTTTACCGCGCCGAAGGTGAGCCCGCGCACGAGCTGCTTCTGGCTGAACCAACCGAGGACGAGAATGGGCGCGATCGCCAGCGTCGA is drawn from Bradyrhizobium diazoefficiens and contains these coding sequences:
- a CDS encoding FGGY-family carbohydrate kinase, whose amino-acid sequence is MPRAYIGVDVGTTSTRAGVFDEAGTLLATARHPIRIWHEAGDIVEQSSQDIWEACVKSVRAAMAEAAVAPDSVGGVGFDATCSLVVLDRQGEPVTVSASGQAQRNVIVWMDHRATAEARLINETEDAVLRYVGGSISPEMEMPKLLWLKRHLRASFDAAGHFFDLADYLTWRATGSLQRSTCTVTCKWNYLAHDGGGWSPQFFKRIGLSDFVGEKYARIGTEIVAPGTRLGAGLTRAAAADLGLSPGTPVGASLIDAHAGGIGAIGGRDGTGGTTDVCDRLAYIMGTSACIMATTKQPCFVPGVWGPYYSGMVPDFWLNEGGQSAAGAAIDHLLKSHPGHAEASAAARGEGVDLITYLERRIIARTGDASRAALLARNVHVLPEFIGNRSPYADPDTRAVIAGLDLDTDVGAMERLFLAGLCGLAYGLAEVIEAFAAQGVHAGIMIMGGGASRSPLVRQIMADTTALTVALPQTQEPVLLGAAMLGAVAGGAYASIGETMAKMSALGGQSEPTTPAMAAFHTRKREVYKLLREIDRGSRAAMRDIAKG
- a CDS encoding SDR family NAD(P)-dependent oxidoreductase; amino-acid sequence: MYLEKFKLSGKTAFITGGGQGIGLACAEALAEAGAKVIIGDRDSKVAGDAKAGMKAKGFDVETAIMDVTDTKRVAEVANDLVARHGKVDILVNNAGIARSETPAETVTDEHWLNVIDVNLNGTFWCCREFGKHMLNARSGAIVNVGSMSGFIVNKPQEQCFYNASKAGVHHLTKSLAAEWGTRGIRVNAVAPTYIDTPLNAFVKSTPKMYDAWIGGTPMARMGQVEEIASVVLFLASEAASLMTGSIVLVDGGYTCW
- a CDS encoding ABC transporter ATP-binding protein, which produces MGQITLQDVQKSFGPVHIIKGADLEIADGSFVVFVGPSGCGKTTLLRLIAGLEDVSGGKILIDGKNVVDTPPAKRGLSMVFQSYALYPHMSVRGNIGFGLKMAGLSKDETNRKVEAAAATLNLTPYLDRKPRELSGGQRQRVAIGRAIVREPKAFLFDEPLSNLDAALRVQMRIEVTRLQKQLGTTAIYVTHDQVEAMTMADKIVVLNGGKIEQYGSPLELYERPTNLFVAGFIGSPKMNLVTGEPAKQQGATTIGVRPEHLKIEREGAGGWQGTIAVAEHLGSDTFLYVDAGPLGMLTARYIGELSLHAGDRVSLVPDPTRIHRFDQSGNAIRG